A region from the Hydra vulgaris chromosome 10, alternate assembly HydraT2T_AEP genome encodes:
- the LOC136086212 gene encoding uncharacterized protein LOC136086212 — translation MCNEKSLPQKNDSQEEGKSSLVAGTLTKYAHSVLLQTAQVTAMSNDKLSYSSRILFDSCSQLSYISPALRTKLNLQTIDVKEIIINSFGNKNEKELLERVRFSDKADSVTGDCPLDIDILVGADFYWNFFDNTTVRSKSGPVVLKFKFGGYVLSGFVCDERDNSCSVNTTHVLKEFQNNTFFDETSGHYVVQLPFHEYHPTLADNYSLCVNHQLSHGIIEIVLNHDLDLGDVHYLPHRPVRRDKKVTTKVCMVFDASSKSFGPSLNDCLHVGPSLTTSI, via the exons ATGTGTAATGAGAAATCTCTTCCACAAAAAAACGACAGTCAGGAAGAAGGAAAATCATCATTAGTAGCTGGTACATTAACAAAGTATGCACATTCAGTGTTGCTACAAACAGCTCAAGTTACAGCAATGTCAAATGACAAACTTTCTTATTCTTCCCGTATACTCTTTGATAGTTGTTCACAACTGAGTTACATTTCACCAGCATTACGTACAAAGCTCAATTTACAAACAATAGatgttaaagaaataattataaacagttttggaaacaaaaatgaaaaggAATTACTGGAAAGGGTTCGTTTTAGTGATAAAG CTGATAGTGTCACAGGAGATTGTCCTCTAGACATTGATATTCTTGTTGGAGCAGACttttattggaatttttttgataacactACAGTTCGCAGTAAGTCAGGTCCAGTtgtattgaaatttaaatttggaGGATATGTTCTTAGTGGATTTGTGTGTGATGAAAGAGATAATAGTTGTAGTGTAAATACCACTCATGTTTTAAAG gaatttcaaaataatacattttttgatgaaacCTCTGGTCATTATGTAGTTCAATTACCATTTCATGAATATCATCCAACACTGGCTGACAACTATTCTTTATGTGTTAACC ATCAGCTATCCCATGGCATcattgaaatagttttaaatcatGATTTGGACTTAGGTGATGTACACTATTTACCTCATAGACCAGTAAGGCGtgataaaaaagttacaacTAAAGTTTGTATGGTGTTTGATGCAAGTTCGAAATCATTTGGACCTTCACTAAATGATTGTCTTCATGTAGGCCCAAGTTTGACAACATCCATATAA